A window from Burkholderiales bacterium encodes these proteins:
- a CDS encoding DNA-binding response regulator codes for MRILVVEDDTLLADAVARALTQAAHTAEVVHTGEAADRALAAGRFDLLILDVGLPGMDGFELLKRLRSRRCDTPVLVLTARDAVEDRVMGLDLGADDYLTKPFHLAELEARVRALIRRGHHSAAGTLVHGRLRLDVAGRRLYCDDQPVDLSSRELAVLELLLMRVGRVVTKEQLADHLYGWGDEVSSNAIEVFVHRLRKKLEPVANIRTVRGMGYLIDKPHGD; via the coding sequence GTGCGTATCCTCGTGGTGGAGGATGACACCTTACTCGCGGACGCGGTGGCGCGAGCGCTCACCCAGGCTGCCCATACGGCGGAAGTGGTGCATACAGGCGAAGCAGCGGATCGGGCCCTGGCGGCCGGCCGCTTCGACCTGCTGATCCTGGACGTGGGGCTGCCCGGGATGGATGGATTTGAGCTGCTCAAGCGGCTGCGGAGCCGACGCTGCGATACGCCGGTGCTGGTGCTCACAGCCCGGGACGCCGTGGAGGACCGGGTCATGGGCCTGGACCTGGGGGCCGATGATTACCTCACCAAGCCCTTCCACCTGGCGGAGCTGGAGGCGCGGGTGCGGGCCCTCATCCGCCGTGGCCACCACTCCGCCGCTGGCACCCTGGTCCATGGCCGGCTGCGCCTCGACGTGGCAGGCCGCAGGCTCTACTGCGATGACCAGCCGGTGGACCTTTCCAGCCGCGAGCTGGCGGTCCTGGAGCTCTTGCTCATGCGGGTCGGGCGGGTCGTCACCAAAGAACAGCTCGCCGATCATCTTTACGGCTGGGGTGACGAGGTATCGAGCAACGCGATCGAAGTTTTCGTGCACCGGTTGCGCAAGAAGCTGGAACCTGTGGCCAACATCCGCACCGTGCGCGGTATGGGTTATCTGATCGACAAGCCCCATGGCGACTAG
- a CDS encoding lactate dehydrogenase encodes MGRSTPLPDDLLDDLRAIVSNRLSTSAAVRAHHGKDESYHAPRPPDAVVFPESTEEVRAIVAACRRHRVPIVPFGAGTSVEGQVLATHGGVCVDFTRMDRILAVHPEDLDATVQAGVTREQLNDHLRHTGLFFPIDPGANATLGGMASTRASGTNAVRYGTMRENVLGLTVVTASGRVVRTARRARKSAAGYDLTRLFVGAEGTLGLITEVSLRLHPVPEAISAAVCPFPSVSSAVATVIQTIQSGIPIARSELLDALTMQAVNRYAKTGYREAPTLFLEFHGTEAGVAEQARAVEAIAREHGGVDFQWATRPEERSRLWKARHEAYPACLQLVPGRRALVTDVCVPISRLAECIETTLEDIARTPLPVPLFGHVGDGNFHLIVLVDPQDPGHLREARTLNHRLVERALALDGTCTGEHGVGVGKRDYLREELGDAVDLMAAIKLALDPDNLFNPGKILPEDAAGG; translated from the coding sequence ATGGGCCGTTCAACTCCGCTTCCCGACGATCTTCTCGACGACCTTCGTGCGATCGTGAGCAACCGTCTCTCCACGTCGGCCGCGGTTCGCGCCCATCACGGCAAGGACGAGTCGTATCATGCCCCTCGGCCCCCCGACGCGGTGGTGTTTCCCGAGAGCACGGAAGAGGTGCGGGCCATCGTGGCTGCCTGCCGTCGCCACCGGGTACCCATCGTGCCCTTCGGCGCCGGCACGTCGGTGGAGGGCCAGGTCCTCGCCACCCATGGGGGCGTGTGCGTGGATTTCACCCGCATGGATCGCATCCTGGCGGTGCATCCCGAAGACCTGGACGCCACGGTGCAGGCCGGCGTCACCCGGGAGCAATTGAACGACCATCTGCGGCACACGGGGCTTTTCTTTCCCATCGACCCGGGGGCCAACGCTACCCTGGGCGGCATGGCCTCCACCCGCGCTTCCGGCACCAACGCCGTGCGCTACGGCACCATGCGGGAGAACGTGCTGGGGCTCACCGTGGTCACTGCCAGCGGCCGGGTGGTGCGCACCGCCCGGCGCGCCCGCAAGAGCGCCGCGGGCTACGATCTCACGCGTCTCTTCGTGGGCGCCGAGGGCACCTTGGGGCTCATCACCGAGGTGAGCCTGCGGCTTCACCCGGTGCCCGAGGCCATCTCCGCCGCCGTCTGTCCTTTCCCCAGCGTGAGCTCCGCCGTCGCCACGGTGATCCAGACCATCCAGTCGGGCATTCCCATCGCCCGCAGCGAGCTGCTGGACGCGTTGACCATGCAGGCGGTCAACCGCTACGCAAAAACCGGGTACCGGGAGGCGCCCACCCTGTTCCTGGAATTCCATGGAACCGAAGCGGGGGTGGCGGAGCAGGCCCGCGCCGTAGAGGCCATCGCCCGGGAGCACGGCGGCGTGGATTTCCAATGGGCCACCCGGCCCGAAGAGCGCAGCCGCCTGTGGAAAGCCCGGCACGAGGCGTACCCCGCCTGCCTGCAGCTCGTTCCCGGCCGCCGGGCCCTGGTAACCGACGTGTGCGTTCCCATTTCGCGGCTGGCCGAATGCATCGAGACCACCTTGGAGGACATCGCCCGGACGCCCCTGCCGGTGCCTCTCTTCGGTCACGTGGGCGACGGCAATTTCCACTTGATCGTCCTGGTGGATCCCCAGGACCCCGGGCACCTCAGGGAAGCGCGGACCCTCAACCACCGGCTGGTGGAGCGGGCCCTGGCTCTGGACGGAACCTGCACCGGCGAGCACGGCGTCGGCGTCGGCAAGCGCGACTACCTGCGGGAGGAGCTGGGGGATGCCGTGGACCTGATGGCCGCCATCAAGCTAGCCCTGGACCCGGACAACCTGTTCAACCCGGGCAAGATCCTGCCGGAGGACGCCGCCGGTGGGTGA
- a CDS encoding hypothetical protein (possible pseudo, frameshifted), giving the protein MISRSVTGGDSFRLIRSLFWVALAQIVMINILLSGDNAVVIALASRNLPARSSRSRRFCSAASAPSRCG; this is encoded by the coding sequence ATGATTTCGAGGAGCGTGACCGGTGGAGACAGCTTTCGCTTGATACGTTCGCTATTCTGGGTGGCCCTGGCCCAGATCGTCATGATCAACATCCTGCTCTCCGGCGACAACGCGGTCGTGATCGCCCTGGCGAGCCGGAACCTTCCCGCGCGCAGCAGCAGAAGCAGGCGATTCTGTTCGGCAGCGTCGGCGCCATCGCGCTGCGGGTGA
- a CDS encoding ferredoxin--NADP(+) reductase yields MNRTGAMASDAEKGTVSQAKSQATGHRPAAAKFVEGRVVTLKPWTERLYSIQVEAAVEPFRAGQFGRLALPGDDGEMIVRPYSFVNAPFERPHEFYFITLENGPLTQRLVKLRTGDPIWIAPRASGFMTLADIQDADFLWLLSTGTALGPFLSICKTEEPWRRFKKVVLAHAVRYAKELTYQETVRAIAERRGSQFVYVPFVTREDTDFALKARVPQAIQDGRLEARAGVPLAAEGSQVMICGNPDMVSDTSAVLEARGFKKNRRKDPGQITVENYW; encoded by the coding sequence ATGAACCGAACGGGCGCGATGGCCAGCGACGCCGAAAAAGGCACGGTGAGTCAGGCGAAATCGCAAGCGACCGGGCACCGCCCAGCGGCGGCCAAGTTCGTCGAAGGGCGGGTGGTGACCCTCAAGCCCTGGACCGAGCGGCTGTACTCGATCCAGGTGGAGGCGGCCGTGGAGCCCTTCCGGGCGGGACAATTCGGGCGCCTGGCGCTTCCCGGAGACGACGGCGAGATGATCGTCCGCCCCTACTCCTTCGTGAACGCCCCTTTCGAACGGCCCCATGAGTTCTATTTCATCACCCTGGAGAACGGCCCCCTCACCCAGCGGCTGGTGAAGCTGCGTACGGGAGATCCCATCTGGATCGCTCCCCGGGCCTCGGGCTTCATGACCCTCGCTGACATCCAGGACGCGGACTTCCTGTGGCTCCTCTCCACCGGCACCGCCCTCGGCCCGTTCCTCTCCATCTGCAAGACGGAGGAACCCTGGCGGCGATTCAAGAAGGTGGTGCTGGCCCACGCGGTACGCTACGCGAAGGAGCTCACCTACCAGGAGACGGTGCGGGCCATCGCCGAGCGGCGGGGAAGCCAGTTCGTTTACGTGCCCTTCGTCACCCGGGAGGATACGGACTTCGCCCTCAAGGCCCGGGTTCCCCAGGCGATCCAGGACGGGCGGCTGGAAGCCCGGGCGGGCGTGCCCCTCGCCGCCGAAGGCTCCCAGGTCATGATCTGCGGCAACCCGGACATGGTGAGCGACACCAGTGCCGTGCTGGAGGCCCGGGGCTTCAAGAAAAACCGGCGCAAGGACCCCGGCCAGATCACCGTGGAGAACTACTGGTAG
- a CDS encoding hypothetical protein (possible pseudo, frameshifted), with protein MWNGVQRGLAPLETLRQAIASRSHVDLRPLPEGGVPGEVQPLVHAMNDLMHRLDHALTLQSRFIADAAHQLKTPVAGLRAQLELMLRETDPQRLREGLSRQYVGVERLARLVSQLLSLARNEPEALRTVRLQPVDLSDLALQSTMDWVPEALKKEIDLGFEGLRSRPCWSTAIQRAGCGSCSTTLLDNAIRYTPAGRAGSRCGCTIAPRPSGGGRATTGRASRWRSGGASFERFHRLLGSRCRRQRPGAGHRPARLRTGSTAPRSPSTTTPMALVTPLA; from the coding sequence GTGTGGAACGGGGTGCAGCGCGGTCTGGCGCCCCTGGAGACGTTGCGACAGGCGATCGCCAGCCGCTCACACGTGGACCTGCGCCCGTTGCCCGAAGGCGGGGTTCCGGGCGAGGTGCAGCCCCTGGTGCACGCCATGAATGACCTCATGCACCGGCTCGACCACGCGCTTACCTTGCAGAGTCGGTTCATCGCCGATGCGGCGCACCAGCTCAAGACCCCGGTGGCAGGCCTGCGGGCCCAACTCGAGCTGATGCTGCGCGAGACCGATCCCCAGCGGCTACGGGAGGGGCTGAGCCGCCAATACGTGGGAGTCGAGCGGCTGGCACGGCTGGTGTCACAGCTCCTTTCCCTCGCCCGCAATGAGCCGGAAGCGCTCAGGACGGTACGGCTTCAGCCGGTGGATTTGAGCGATTTGGCGCTGCAGAGCACCATGGACTGGGTGCCCGAGGCACTGAAGAAGGAGATCGACCTGGGCTTCGAAGGGCTGCGATCGCGCCCGTGCTGGTCCACGGCGATTCAGCGGGCCGGCTGCGGGAGCTGCTCGACAACTCTGCTGGACAACGCCATCCGCTACACGCCGGCCGGGCGGGCAGGGTCACGGTGCGGGTGCACGATCGCGCCGCGGCCGAGCGGTGGCGGTCGAGCGACGACGGGCCGCGCATCCCGGTGGCGGAGCGGCGGCGCGTCTTTCGAGCGCTTCCACCGCCTGCTGGGCAGCCGGTGCCGACGGCAGCGGCCTGGGGCTGGCCATCGCCCAGCGAGATTGCGCACCGGATCCACGGCGCCGAGATCACCCTCGACGACGACGCCGATGGCATTGGTAACACCTTTAGCGTGA
- a CDS encoding hypothetical protein (possible pseudo, frameshifted): MAVHNADIAAMFEEIADLLEIQGANPFRVRAYRNAARTVEGLGRDLAALVKAGEDLTELPGIGEDLAAKIREAVETGRLAFLDRLHKELPPAITELLKIPGLGPKRVKALYHDLGVQTLEQLARAARDGRIRELPGFGAKTEEKILEAVEAHLSSARRFKLAVAAQYAAPLVEHLRKAPGVGRVVVAGSFRRMRETVGDLDILVTTTHPEEAVRRFAGYEEVKEVLSKGGTRASVVLRCGLQVDLRVVAEESYGAALHYFTGSKAHNIAIRRLAQERGLKVNEYGVYRGEERIAGRTEEEVYATVDLPYIPPELREDQGEIEAARAGRLPQLVELADLKGDLHAHTKATDGKNTLEEMAEAARKLGFEYLAITEHSRRLTVARGLDPRRLEQQIDEIERSERPAEGHPPPQGRSRWTSWRTAAWTCRIRFSPAWTWWWGRCTASSIFPGRARPSASSRPWSTRTSPSSPIPPGG, translated from the coding sequence ATGGCCGTGCATAACGCGGACATCGCGGCCATGTTCGAGGAGATCGCCGATCTGCTCGAAATCCAGGGGGCCAACCCCTTCCGCGTGCGCGCCTACCGCAATGCCGCCCGCACGGTGGAGGGGCTGGGGCGCGATCTCGCCGCCCTGGTCAAGGCGGGAGAGGATCTCACCGAGCTGCCGGGCATCGGCGAAGACCTGGCCGCCAAGATCAGGGAGGCAGTGGAAACCGGCCGCCTCGCTTTCCTCGACCGGCTGCACAAGGAGCTGCCACCGGCCATCACCGAGCTACTGAAAATCCCCGGGCTGGGGCCGAAGCGGGTGAAGGCCTTGTATCACGACCTGGGGGTGCAGACCCTGGAGCAACTGGCGCGGGCGGCCCGGGACGGACGCATCCGGGAACTGCCGGGCTTTGGCGCCAAGACCGAGGAGAAGATCCTGGAGGCGGTGGAAGCCCACCTCTCCAGCGCTCGCCGCTTCAAGCTGGCGGTGGCGGCCCAGTACGCCGCGCCCCTGGTGGAGCACCTGCGGAAGGCCCCGGGCGTGGGCCGCGTGGTGGTGGCGGGCAGCTTCCGGCGTATGCGGGAAACGGTGGGGGACCTGGACATCCTGGTGACCACCACCCATCCTGAAGAGGCGGTCCGGCGCTTCGCCGGCTACGAGGAGGTGAAGGAGGTCCTGTCGAAAGGAGGCACCCGGGCTTCCGTGGTGTTGCGCTGCGGGCTGCAGGTAGACCTGCGGGTGGTGGCGGAGGAGAGCTACGGCGCGGCGCTGCATTACTTCACCGGCTCCAAGGCCCACAACATCGCCATCCGGCGCCTTGCCCAGGAGCGGGGGCTCAAGGTGAACGAGTACGGGGTGTACCGGGGCGAAGAGCGAATCGCCGGCCGCACCGAGGAGGAGGTCTACGCCACGGTGGATCTGCCCTACATCCCGCCCGAGCTGCGGGAGGACCAGGGGGAGATCGAGGCCGCCCGGGCCGGACGCCTGCCGCAACTGGTGGAGCTCGCCGACCTCAAGGGGGATCTCCACGCCCACACCAAGGCGACCGACGGCAAGAACACCCTGGAGGAGATGGCCGAGGCGGCGCGGAAGCTGGGCTTCGAGTACCTGGCCATCACCGAGCATTCCCGGCGCCTCACCGTGGCCCGCGGGCTCGACCCCCGGCGGCTGGAACAGCAGATCGACGAGATCGAGCGGTCTGAACGCCCGGCTGAAGGGCATCCGCCTCCTCAAGGGCGATCGAGGTGGACATCCTGGAGGACGGCCGCCTGGACCTGCCGGATTCGGTTCTCGCCCGCCTGGACCTGGTGGTGGGGGCGGTGCACGGCAAGTTCGATCTTCCCCGGGCGCGCCAGACCGAGCGCATCCTCAAGGCCATGGAGCACCCGTACTTCACCATCCTCGCCCATCCCACCGGGCGGCTGA
- a CDS encoding MFS transporter, giving the protein MSASLPEVRNVRGSWRTPAVALLFGGVILTLSLGIRHGFGLFLQPMSGEYGWGREVFAFAIALQNLVWGLAQPFAGMVADRFGTGRVLAAGGVLYALGLALMAYSDSPLTLSLSAGLLIGLGLSGTAFSVVYGALGRAFPPHKRSMAFGIAGAAGSFGQFIMLPVEQSLIGALGWFEALLILAVLAAFMAPLSAALAERRDGGTAGALSGQTMREALVEAGGHSGFRLLCFGFFVCGFQVVFIAVHLPAFLTDQGLPARVGMMALALIGLFNIVGTYAAGWLGGHYRKKYLLAGIYLVRAGVISVFLLVPITEVSVYLFAAGMGLLWLSTVPLTNGVVAQIFGVKYLSTLFGFVFLGHQVGSFMGVWLGGFLFDLTGTYDAVWAITIGLGVLAALLHWPIDDRELRPASFAGAPVK; this is encoded by the coding sequence ATGAGCGCGTCCTTGCCAGAGGTGAGAAACGTGAGAGGATCCTGGCGCACCCCCGCCGTCGCCCTTCTCTTCGGCGGCGTGATCCTGACCCTTTCCCTGGGCATTCGCCACGGGTTCGGGCTGTTTCTCCAGCCCATGAGCGGCGAGTACGGCTGGGGCCGGGAAGTGTTCGCCTTCGCCATCGCGCTCCAGAACCTGGTCTGGGGCCTGGCGCAGCCCTTCGCCGGCATGGTGGCCGACCGGTTCGGGACGGGGCGGGTGCTGGCCGCGGGCGGCGTGCTCTATGCCCTGGGCCTGGCCCTGATGGCCTACTCGGACAGCCCGCTCACCCTTTCCTTGAGCGCCGGGCTGCTCATCGGGCTCGGGCTCTCGGGTACGGCCTTTTCGGTGGTCTACGGAGCCCTCGGCCGGGCCTTTCCGCCCCACAAGCGCAGCATGGCCTTCGGCATTGCCGGGGCCGCCGGTTCCTTCGGCCAGTTCATCATGCTGCCGGTGGAGCAGTCCTTGATCGGGGCGTTGGGCTGGTTCGAGGCGCTCTTGATCCTCGCCGTCCTGGCGGCGTTCATGGCGCCCCTCTCCGCGGCCTTGGCGGAGCGCCGGGACGGCGGGACCGCTGGCGCCCTTTCGGGGCAGACGATGCGGGAGGCGCTGGTGGAGGCGGGCGGGCACTCGGGTTTCCGGCTTCTGTGCTTCGGCTTCTTCGTGTGCGGTTTTCAGGTGGTGTTCATCGCCGTGCATCTTCCGGCCTTCTTGACCGACCAGGGACTGCCCGCCCGGGTGGGGATGATGGCGCTGGCCCTGATCGGGCTGTTCAACATCGTGGGCACCTACGCGGCCGGGTGGCTGGGCGGGCACTACCGGAAGAAATACCTCCTGGCGGGCATCTACCTCGTCCGGGCGGGGGTGATCTCGGTGTTCCTGCTCGTCCCCATCACCGAGGTTTCCGTCTACCTGTTCGCCGCCGGAATGGGGCTCCTGTGGCTGAGCACCGTGCCCCTCACCAACGGGGTCGTGGCCCAGATCTTCGGCGTAAAATATCTCTCGACCTTGTTCGGCTTCGTGTTTCTCGGCCATCAGGTGGGAAGCTTCATGGGCGTGTGGCTGGGCGGTTTTCTGTTCGACCTGACCGGCACCTACGACGCGGTCTGGGCCATCACCATCGGCCTGGGGGTGCTGGCGGCCCTCCTGCACTGGCCCATCGACGACCGGGAGCTGAGACCCGCCTCTTTCGCCGGAGCGCCAGTGAAATGA
- a CDS encoding hypothetical protein (possible pseudo, frameshifted): MEHPYFTILAHPTGRLIDERPPYDVDMLKIVRKAKERGCFLELNAHPERLDLLDVHCRMAKDEGVLVAISSDAHSVLDFGNLRYGVGQARRGWLEAKDVLNARGLKALMPLLERAAKAKKGAKARSE; the protein is encoded by the coding sequence ATGGAGCACCCGTACTTCACCATCCTCGCCCATCCCACCGGGCGGCTGATCGACGAGCGCCCACCCTATGACGTGGACATGCTGAAGATCGTGCGCAAGGCGAAGGAACGGGGCTGCTTCCTGGAGCTCAACGCCCATCCCGAGCGGCTGGATCTCCTGGACGTGCACTGCCGCATGGCCAAGGACGAAGGCGTGCTGGTGGCCATCAGCTCCGACGCCCACAGCGTGCTCGACTTCGGCAATTTGCGCTACGGCGTGGGCCAGGCCCGGCGCGGCTGGCTGGAGGCGAAGGACGTGCTCAACGCGCGGGGGCTGAAGGCCTTGATGCCCCTGCTCGAGCGCGCGGCCAAGGCCAAGAAGGGGGCCAAAGCCAGATCCGAGTGA
- a CDS encoding hypothetical protein (possible pseudo, internal stop codon, frameshifted), translating to MLLWIGINLLGSQDEDGHMDAHSNLLAAIKTIIVADFVMSLDNVIGVAAAAKGSLLLLLIGLGISIPLIVYGSTVILKLMRRFPVIVTVGGGSAGLRGRRDGPSPIRR from the coding sequence ATGCTGCTGTGGATCGGCATCAACCTGCTCGGCTCCCAGGACGAAGACGGGCACATGGACGCCCATTCCAACCTGCTTGCCGCGATCAAGACCATCATCGTCGCCGACTTCGTCATGAGCCTCGACAACGTGATCGGTGTCGCGGCAGCGGCGAAAGGCAGCCTGCTGCTCCTACTGATAGGGCTGGGCATCAGCATCCCGCTCATCGTCTACGGTAGCACCGTGATCCTCAAGCTCATGAGGCGTTTCCCGGTGATCGTCACCGTCGGCGGCGGGTCTGCTGGGCTACGTGGCCGGAGAGATGGGCCGTCTCCGATCCGGCGGTGA
- a CDS encoding hypothetical protein (possible pseudo, internal stop codon, frameshifted), with translation MATSRPLLRTKLLQWLLVPLVALLALDAFVSYFAAVRFSQRAYDRSLADIARELALHVQEREGQVVFDLPQPAQRVLLTDPSDTLYFRVVAADGRILAGDEQLGRLSASPAREREQPFFDAMIDGVPVRVAMRGGATARRLDTPCHNRRGGDARTSAVSSLAKSYSRCWRLSFY, from the coding sequence ATGGCGACTAGCCGGCCGCTGTTGCGGACCAAGTTGCTCCAGTGGCTGTTGGTACCGCTGGTCGCCCTGCTGGCGCTAGACGCCTTCGTGAGCTACTTTGCGGCGGTGCGCTTTTCCCAGCGCGCCTACGACCGGTCTCTCGCCGATATCGCCCGAGAGCTGGCGCTGCACGTGCAGGAGCGCGAGGGTCAAGTGGTCTTCGATCTGCCACAGCCGGCGCAGCGGGTGCTGCTCACCGACCCGAGCGACACTCTTTATTTCCGCGTCGTCGCCGCTGACGGAAGGATCCTCGCTGGCGACGAACAGCTCGGGCGGCTGTCCGCTTCTCCCGCGCGCGAGCGCGAGCAGCCGTTTTTCGATGCCATGATCGACGGCGTGCCGGTGCGGGTGGCGATGCGGGGAGGTGCTACAGCCCGGCGGCTCGATACCCCTTGCCACAATCGTCGTGGCGGAGACGCGAGAACAAGCGCGGTGAGCTCGCTCGCGAAATCCTACTCTCGGTGCTGGCGCCTCAGCTTCTACTGA
- the resA gene encoding thioredoxin, producing MRKPVAWMILLLALPLADIADGRELKPHVGETPPLALPDLNGRVHRLEDYRGQVVLVNFWATWCPPCRAEMPSMQRLQDKLAGRPFTILAVDMGETEAEVRDFLKEVPVRFPILLDKDGAALRAWKVRAFPTSFVVDAEGRIRYSLFGAKEWDDPDALEKVGALIQGASTRRAGGEGPKTQTR from the coding sequence ATGAGGAAGCCCGTCGCATGGATGATCCTGCTCCTCGCCTTGCCCTTGGCGGACATCGCCGATGGGCGGGAGTTGAAACCCCACGTCGGCGAAACCCCGCCTCTCGCCCTGCCGGACCTGAACGGGCGCGTGCATCGCCTGGAGGACTACCGGGGCCAGGTGGTGCTGGTCAACTTCTGGGCCACCTGGTGCCCGCCCTGCCGCGCGGAGATGCCCTCCATGCAGCGGCTCCAGGACAAGCTCGCCGGCCGGCCGTTCACCATCCTGGCGGTGGACATGGGCGAAACCGAGGCCGAGGTCCGGGATTTTCTCAAGGAGGTACCGGTCCGCTTCCCCATCCTCCTGGACAAGGACGGCGCCGCCCTGAGGGCGTGGAAAGTGCGGGCCTTTCCCACCAGTTTCGTGGTGGACGCGGAAGGCCGGATCCGCTACTCCCTCTTCGGTGCCAAGGAGTGGGACGACCCGGACGCGCTGGAGAAGGTCGGCGCTTTAATCCAAGGGGCTTCGACCCGCCGGGCGGGCGGCGAGGGCCCCAAGACCCAAACCCGATGA
- a CDS encoding rhomboid family intramembrane serine protease, protein MPPITQTLIIVNTAVFLLQLATGHQLVASFALWPLAGDPSFGPDPGGGFRVWQLITYSFLHGGIAHLFFNMFALYMFGSELERLFGPRFYLTFYLACVITAGIAQLLVAAMTSAPPYPTVGASGGVFGLLLAFGMYFPRRTIMLIFPPIPMPAWLFVTLYGLLTLYMGVTGAQPGVAHFAHLGGMLGGYLMIQHRRGRFPFGGRRRG, encoded by the coding sequence ATGCCTCCGATCACGCAAACCCTCATCATCGTCAACACGGCGGTTTTCCTGCTCCAGCTTGCGACCGGGCATCAGCTGGTGGCCTCCTTCGCCCTGTGGCCCCTCGCCGGCGATCCCTCCTTCGGGCCCGATCCGGGCGGAGGATTCCGGGTCTGGCAGCTCATCACCTACAGCTTCCTGCACGGCGGCATCGCGCATCTGTTCTTCAACATGTTCGCCCTCTATATGTTCGGCTCCGAGCTGGAGCGCCTGTTCGGCCCCCGCTTCTACCTCACGTTCTACCTCGCCTGCGTGATTACCGCCGGCATCGCCCAATTGCTCGTCGCCGCCATGACCAGCGCGCCGCCTTACCCGACCGTCGGCGCCTCGGGGGGCGTGTTCGGATTGCTCCTCGCCTTCGGCATGTATTTCCCGCGCCGGACCATCATGCTCATCTTTCCCCCGATCCCCATGCCGGCGTGGCTGTTCGTCACCTTGTACGGGTTGCTTACCCTGTACATGGGGGTCACCGGCGCCCAGCCGGGCGTCGCCCATTTCGCCCACCTGGGGGGCATGCTAGGGGGCTATCTGATGATCCAGCACCGTCGCGGGCGATTTCCCTTCGGCGGGCGGCGGAGGGGGTGA